The proteins below come from a single Prolixibacter sp. NT017 genomic window:
- a CDS encoding FecR family protein, whose product MNKDLLLQYLSGKLDKQAAREVVSWMALPENELLVRSYLTEIWEENRVAIKGPAPDFDSMLHSIHRRIDLLDEESSEKISGKRSRSQRFINGFRKIAAILFIPLLFITGWWSVRQYQSSRSEKLTYREIFTKPGCITKVELADGTQVWLNDGTRLRYPVKFARKERKVFVDGEAYFKVTHNTKRPFIVENPLMITTVTGTEFNLNAYSQDKYFEATLTRGHISLTSDHIDKGVDIKPGQQARLNLENKTFTINKVNPMQYAAWRDGKLIFVDEKLGIAVKKLSRWYNVNIILANEALKEMPITATFQKEQLMQTLNLLKKALPIRYEVTAEKQQADQTYTRKQIKIYATQR is encoded by the coding sequence AACTGGACAAGCAAGCCGCCAGGGAAGTAGTTTCGTGGATGGCCCTTCCGGAGAATGAGTTATTGGTGCGCAGCTACCTCACCGAGATTTGGGAGGAGAACCGCGTAGCCATCAAAGGTCCGGCTCCCGATTTCGATTCGATGCTGCATTCCATTCACCGCCGCATCGACCTTCTCGATGAAGAAAGTTCAGAAAAGATTTCCGGGAAGCGATCGCGTTCTCAACGATTTATCAATGGCTTCCGCAAAATTGCGGCGATACTGTTCATCCCGTTACTGTTTATCACCGGATGGTGGTCCGTTCGTCAATACCAGTCTTCCCGCTCGGAGAAACTCACCTACCGGGAAATATTCACCAAACCGGGCTGCATTACGAAAGTAGAACTGGCCGACGGAACCCAGGTCTGGCTGAACGACGGAACCCGGCTTCGTTATCCGGTAAAATTTGCAAGGAAAGAGCGCAAAGTTTTCGTCGACGGTGAGGCTTACTTCAAGGTCACACACAATACTAAACGGCCGTTCATTGTCGAAAATCCGTTGATGATCACAACCGTTACCGGTACAGAGTTCAACCTGAACGCCTATTCTCAGGACAAATATTTTGAAGCAACGTTGACCCGGGGCCATATTTCGCTGACGTCGGACCACATCGACAAGGGAGTAGATATCAAACCGGGACAACAGGCGCGTCTCAACCTCGAAAACAAAACCTTTACCATCAATAAGGTCAACCCCATGCAATATGCCGCATGGCGCGATGGCAAACTAATTTTTGTGGATGAAAAACTGGGTATCGCCGTGAAAAAGCTAAGCCGGTGGTACAATGTCAATATCATACTGGCGAACGAAGCATTGAAAGAAATGCCGATTACCGCCACCTTCCAAAAAGAACAACTGATGCAAACATTGAACCTGCTGAAAAAAGCCTTGCCCATTCGCTATGAGGTTACGGCAGAAAAACAGCAGGCCGATCAAACCTATACCAGAAAACAAATTAAAATCTATGCAACACAACGGTAA